A region from the Benincasa hispida cultivar B227 chromosome 12, ASM972705v1, whole genome shotgun sequence genome encodes:
- the LOC120068113 gene encoding transcription factor TRY — translation MDNHRHQKQAKITLLESEEVSSTRWQFITMTAQEEDLIHRMHKLIGDRWDLIAGRIPGRKPEEIERYWIMTHLEGFGKRRRG, via the exons ATGGACAATCATCGTCACCAGAAACAAGCCAAAATCACCCTACTAGAATCTGAAG AAGTCAGCAGCACTAGGTGGCAGTTTATAACTATGACAGCACAAGAGGAAGATCTTATCCATAGAATGCATAAGCTGATTGGAGATAG GTGGGATCTGATAGCAGGCAGAATCCCAGGGCGGAAACCAGAAGAAATAGAGAGGTATTGGATAATGACTCACCTTGAAGGGtttggaaaaagaagaagaggatga